CCACATGCTGCCAGTAATATATTGACGCGCAATCGCTTCAACTCTTACCGTACTGGCTTTACGCACAATCCAAACATAAGGATGTGGAATATCAACAATGTGGTTACCTGCAAGGCCTGCTTCATCAAAAAGTGAAAACCAATGTGCGGCAACACTGTTAAGCGCAATGCCCTTACCCGGTACACCATTAAGGCCATTTTCACCTTGCCAGATACAATCAAACGCTGAAATACGATCTGAAATGACCATAATTGCCAGCTCTGTACCAACCGGGACTTGATAGCCTTTTTCTTCAATTAAACGCGCACTGTCGGCGTCGGTTAACCAATAAACTGAACGTACTTTACCACTGTGAACCGCACCTTTAGTGCGAATTGGAAGATCGTCATTAACGTCTAAAACTTTGTAGCTACTCATTGTTACTCCGATGACAGGATGCGCCTTGCTAAAGGGCACAAAATAATGAGGGGGTTAGGGTCGCTATAATAGTCGAGCTGAACAAAAATCACAATTTAACTTACACGCTTGTTGTTGGGCTTAACTTGGTTTTGCTTTAGTCATTCTTGTTATACCATCACAACATTATTTGCCAACATTGAGGCGTTATGCTCACGATATCTCAATTACAGTTTACTTGGCCTAAGTCGAGCACTGTGGTGCTAACCATACCTAAGCTACATATCGCCCGAGGTGAACACGTGTTTTTACATGGCCCAAGCGGCAGCGGTAAATCGACTTTGCTTGGACTTATCGCAGGCACCTTGGATTGCCAGCAGGGAGAAATTGAAATTGCAGGTACAAACGCGAGCGCACTAAGCCGTGGCCAACGAGATAAGTTTAGAGCTGACCATATCGGTACTATTTTTCAAAATTTTAATTTGTTGCCCTATCTGTCGCCCATTGAAAACGTTACTCTTGGCTGCGAATTTTCCAAAAAGCGCAGACAAAATATCTCCTCGCAGAATAAATCGCTTGAGCAAGAAGCTAAGCTTCTACTCACTGAGCTTGGCATAGACGAGCACACTCAGCACCGCAGTGTCGCTGAGTTAAGTATTGGCCAACAGCAGCGTGTCGCCGCCGCTCGCGCATTTATTGGCAGGCCCGAAATCATTATTGCCGATGAGCCAACCTCAGCCCTTGATGCCGACAGCCGTGATGGATTTATTAAATTACTCTTTAACCAAGCTGCGGTTTACAGTGCATCTATTCTCTTTGTCAGTCACGATAAAAGCTTAGCGCCGTTATTTGATAGGCAAATAAGCTTGCCTGATTTACAACAAGGAGCACCGCTATGCTAATCAAACTGGCGTGGAAAAGTACGCTAAACCGAAAAGCCAGCGTCGCCCTAACGCT
The sequence above is a segment of the Pseudoalteromonas piscicida genome. Coding sequences within it:
- a CDS encoding ABC transporter ATP-binding protein, producing the protein MLTISQLQFTWPKSSTVVLTIPKLHIARGEHVFLHGPSGSGKSTLLGLIAGTLDCQQGEIEIAGTNASALSRGQRDKFRADHIGTIFQNFNLLPYLSPIENVTLGCEFSKKRRQNISSQNKSLEQEAKLLLTELGIDEHTQHRSVAELSIGQQQRVAAARAFIGRPEIIIADEPTSALDADSRDGFIKLLFNQAAVYSASILFVSHDKSLAPLFDRQISLPDLQQGAPLC